GTAGCAGGAGAAATGATCGGGGCGGGCGGCGTCCAGCACAATCACGATGGCCCGGCGCGGCGTGTGGCCGGGGCCGCAGGAAGCCGCCGGCAAGGCGATGACCAACCCAATCAGAATCGACGTCAGTCCGCGGGAGGCGGTCCGTCTCGACAACATCTACTTCATTCTTTGCAGCGAGCCGGACGGATCATATCTCGTTGATTCTGTAGTGCCGGGGGTGGGAATCGAACCCACACGACCCTTGTGGAGTCCCGGGGTCTTGGGTTATTCAACGCGATCCGGATCGGGCCTGAATGCGAGGATCCCTAAGCCTTTCGCGCGAGTCGAGTCGGCCTGCGTTGGCTCACGCTCGGTCGAGTCGGATCGGCGCGGGCACAACCGTAGGCTCAGTCGAATAGAGCTTGTGAAGTACACGGTTGTGTTGGTGTCGGGCGCCAACTTGGGCGCGTTGGACGCAACCATCTGAGCCGCGTCCCACGATCGGCAGCGAAAGCAGCGAGCGCCCGACCACCACATCCGGGTAACCAGGCGCTCATCGTAACCCGCGCTGATACGCGAGGGACTACTTTCGCATCCGACGACGGGCCGCGCGGGCCATGCCGACCAGACCTGTGCCGAGCAGGAGCATCGAGGCGGGTTCGGGAACGGCGGGCGGAGGCTCTTCGTCGATGTAGAAATTGTCCATGCCGAAGCAGTAGGCGTTGAGGGAGCTGAAAGTAACGGAGGTTACTCCGTCGAAATCTGAGCCCAGCCACAACCTCGCCACACCGTCGCCGGCGACCCCGTAGTAGTCCCAATCAAAACCCCAATCCGAGGACGGTAGCAGCATCTTCGTGCTCGGGCCCTTGCTGCTGGTGATGTACGACAACTCGGTGCCAGTCTGCTGGCTGCCTCCGACGGTCGTGTTCGAAGTGATGTCGACATAGTTGAGGTCGAATGCCGAGCCGTCGACTTTCGTGATGACCATGGAACCCACCCCACTCCAATGGGCATGCACGACGTCGTTCGCGATAGTGGATCCGTCGGGACGGCTACCGATCGCGTAGTAGTTCCCGATGGTGCCGTAGCCGCCTATGAAGTCGTACCTCATCCCGGCTTCGATGTAGTAGTCGACTTGATCCGTCCAAATGCCGCTGTTGTTTGGCGTGACGGTGCTGCCGCCGATCAAATGGGCCGTCCCACCGGTGAAGGTGATGACGGCAGCCTGAGCGCTGGCCGCAGCTGCCAGCACCAGGAGCAACGACAGGAACAATCCTCTCTTGACCATAGAATCTCCTTTATGATTCAGCCCTCGACCGAGAATCAGAAGTGCTTCCGCCGCACTGTTCCGAGGTCGGTCGTGCAAACTGCTGTCCAATGGCGGATCTCCGATTTACGCGACTTTCCGCACGGGTCCGGTGGGAAGGGGGCGCCCGGGCAGACTAATGTTCCGGAATCCGTGGATTGCCGTCCAGGCGAGAAGGCGCGCCTGCGCCGCAGTGAAACAATGATCACAATGAAGTGGCGCACAATCCGCAGGGAGACTTCAGTGCCCCGCCACCCCAGGATGTGGCACCGCCGGCGACGATGACCTGCGCACGGAGATCCGGAGGTGAGACGCAGACACGGCAGTCCCAATCCAGCCCCAAAGCCACCGATCTGGATCTTCCCGGCAGAAGGTGGGCAACGTCAGATGATCCAGGCGTCTGCCTACGCCCATCAACTCACTTGCCCAGCCGCAGCTCGACCGAGGGGCATGCGAGCTGAGGTCGAGCGAAGGCTGGTGCCGGGGGTGGGAATCGAACCCACACGACCCTTGTGGAGTCCCGGGATTTTGAGTCCGCCCGCCTCCCTGCTGACAATAGACGAAAACAGGCGCTAACGCCACCGGCCGGGATCGGCACTTGCCCGTCCCTGTTCTGTTACGGCGAATAGCCGGGCGACGGGGACAGCCAAAGGGACAGGCGCGCCGCCGTCCCCGACGTAATTCCAGCGAGAGCGTCTCTGGAGTTCCCTGGGAACTCCACGGCGAGAACGCGCGGAGTTGCATGTCCTCGAGCATGCGTTGGCGCAACGGTGTCATGGCGGTCTCCTTTCGGCGGAGAGGGAAATCTCTCCGGCAATCGGAGTATCGTCAGACGCACGGTGGGATTCGCGGACCGAGATAGACGAGCGAGGGTTACACTATCCGCCGCAGGCGGATTGAGTTCAACGAAGTACATATGGATACTCCATCCATGTCTGGGGTCTCGTGAGCTTAAACCCGCAGTCGAATCCGGCTACTAGATCTCGGGTCGGAATCTCCTGCCAGCCGTCAGATATGGACAACGAGAAGCCTGGCTTCTGCACGACCCTGACAAGCGCCCGGGATTCTGACACAGGCAATTGCTGTGCCCCGGTGTTTGACTGTGAGACGTCAGTCAACGCCATGACGGTAAACACGCCTGCTGTGGTCAGAACGAGCATCGCGAAGACGTTCCGCATCAGAACCTCCAAGGGCCAGGGCAAGTCGGTCAGAGTCTGTCCGATCTCGCTCTGGATACCTGCGAGGACTTGCTCTTCTCCAGCCCTCGAAAGATAATCCCGTCGGCAGACGCCGAGGGAGTCAGGAGGAATCGGGGGTCGCAACGTGCAAACCGCGAACACTCGCCTGTCACCTATTGGATGTTCGCCTGGGCTAGCCGGCCACGACTACGTTCCACAGCGCCCATAGATCGTGAGGTTCACACGATGACCCGACGGCGCCCGGAATCCCACACGCGGGAGCAGACAGCGAGCGTGGCGCATGTTGAGCGG
Above is a window of Acidobacteriota bacterium DNA encoding:
- a CDS encoding PEP-CTERM sorting domain-containing protein, with translation MVKRGLFLSLLLVLAAAASAQAAVITFTGGTAHLIGGSTVTPNNSGIWTDQVDYYIEAGMRYDFIGGYGTIGNYYAIGSRPDGSTIANDVVHAHWSGVGSMVITKVDGSAFDLNYVDITSNTTVGGSQQTGTELSYITSSKGPSTKMLLPSSDWGFDWDYYGVAGDGVARLWLGSDFDGVTSVTFSSLNAYCFGMDNFYIDEEPPPAVPEPASMLLLGTGLVGMARAARRRMRK